The Lolium rigidum isolate FL_2022 chromosome 1, APGP_CSIRO_Lrig_0.1, whole genome shotgun sequence region agacgctccccaaaaaccttatcgcccgtctcccggtgcaggatctcaacggacggggtttcggaggcctgctctcccggacggctgtgcacgcggtcgcgggatggggaagactagagagtagcacgagcaaaaggaacttcgcgagagagagagatctaagagcactgttctctagatctgatcggtctccttgtataccccgggaggagagccgcccgaccggttgacacgcgtaggaagccagggacacgcggcgagcatgcacatgcaggtcgacacgtacccaacacagttggtgcaccaagcaaaaatttaggcttccttgagtgtgtctcgaactcgagtcacgaaacgcgacgtgcgtgcgtgcgtgacgtgtcgtgacgtgacgtgccgtgccgagccgagacgggcgggcggaggaggaggagtgcgcgagggcttcttctattctcactcacttggaatgactagaacagcagcccttatataccactccaactctctcccaactagcaatgtgggactaaactttgtcccccaaggctgtcccaagctgccaacgtgatgggccttgagatttcaggaattgtagactatatgggctgccttactgggctgcagcccatctacatttaacaatACAGTGGAGCAAGTTTATAGTGGATTATATGTTCTAATATTTAAACTAAAATGATGATAAAAATTATGAAATGGAGGAAGTACTTTTCCATGTGTTTTGGAGACTTCAAAATTGCCGTGCCTTAGTACGATTGCCACTtcactcgcaaaaaaaaaaaaaaaaaaaaaccacgatTGCCACTTGAAAACTGCCGCCAAAAATCTCCTCCGGCCATCCCCGGGTGACACAGTTGCCTCCGACTGCGCGATCGAAATATGCGTCTGCACCCAGCCTAGCGGTGCGATGCATAGTGAGCGAGCTGTCCGCGGAGACGTAAATGCGGCCTAAATATGCATCATGGATGTGTCCGCGGTCACGCTGCGCGACCACTCGCTTCTTCCACGGACCCGTCTGGCAGCGACctggctcgatgcgtcttctcagccggTGCGACTTTAAGCACAACAACTGTCAGGAAGGACACTCGCCGGAGTGGCAACCTTCGACGCacgaaccgccggaatggagcacgaactcataaaccgccgcggaagagcaaccgcagtcCTCTTCGATTTATGCGCTGCCGTTCTTCGATTTATGCGCTGCCATTCGTCCCCACTCAATAAAACCCCTACGTCTACGCATTCGAATCTCCAACCGGCCGCCGCCATTTATCTCTACGACCGATGGCGTCATGAGCAACCTTTCTTTGCCATCGAACTCcgatagcgaggggaagccgtcAAGACGGCGACATTGGCGGGATACAACTGGCACACCAAGCAACTCTAGCTCCCCACCGAGGGACGACCAGGAAGAGGAGGGGGACAAAGGAGGCAGAGGCGGAAGGAGGCAATGTCTCGGGCGAAGGTGGAGGCGCAGCCGGTGTACATCGGCGCTGCCCCCAGATGCAAACGGACAAGTTTGGGCTCGCGACTATTTTGGTGTCCGCGGACTGACGCGAACATAGTTAGCTAGTCGATTTTAGTGTCCGATTTGCTTCACccagttggagatgccctaaatccCATCGGCAAGCTGATGACAAGTGGGACCCACCAAAAGTAGACCCCGCATCACATGTCCATCCCACCAGTTAAACCAGCCgaaacaagaaaaaataaaaaagctcAAACGATATCCCCTCTGCTCTCACCTTCCTTCCTCGCTCGCGCAAAACCCAACCCAAAACCCCAACTCCCTCCCCATCTTCCTCTCAAATCCACCTCCATTTCTCCAAAATTCCGCTCCAATCCCCACTCAGCTCTCCGTCTCCCGTCCATGGAGCTGCAGCGCACGCCCCTCCGCAGCCTCCCGCtccacccgcgcgccgccaccCACCCCACCAAAgccacggcgacggcgacggccagCACCGTCTCCGCATGCTCGGTGGTCGAACCCCAGTCTCTAAAACCCCGGCCGCAGTTCCCGCGGCCGGCGCCGCTCCACCGGCGCAGGCGGAGCAGCACCCCATTCGACCTCCCCGCCCTCTGCGCCGCCATCGAGCAGCTGGTGGCCGCGGGGCGGCACCGGGAGGCCTGCGACGCGCTCCGGGACGCGCGCGCGGGGGCGCCCTTCGCGGCCCTGCCGCCGCCCACCTACGACGCGCTGGTGACCGCCGCCTCGGCGCTCCGCGAGGCCGGGGACGCGGCGGCGGTGCTCTGGCACATGGAGAGCGCCGGGTTCCGGCCCGACCAGTACATGTGGAACCGGGTGCTGGGGATGCTCCTAACGTGCGGGATGCTCGCCGAGGCGCGCGaggtgttcgacggaatgccGGCCCGTAGCCGGGTCACCTGGGGGGTCATGATgggcgggctcgtcgacgggaagCGCCCCCGCGCCGCCCTGACACTCTTCAGGGAGCTCTGCGACGAGACAGGACCGACCGCTGCTGGACCAAGAGTGCTCGTGGTGGCCGTCCGCGCGGCCACGGTACTATCCTCAGTGCACGCCGGACGGGAGCTCCACTGCTGCGTCGCCAAGATGGGGACGTGCGAGGACCAGTACCTGCTGTGCGCGCTCATCGACATGTACAGCAAGTGCGGTCACgtcgacgaggcgaggcgggtgtTCGACGGGATGATACCTTCTTGGAGAAGCGTCGTGGCGTGGAACACGATGCTGGCGGCGTACTTGCTCCACGGCCGCAGCGACCAGGCGCTGGACCTCTACCACGACATGTGCGGGAGCGGCGTCCAGCTGGACCAGTTCACGTTCTCGACGATGCTCGGCGTTTTCTCCAGGCTGGGTTTGCTGGAGCATGCCAGGCAGATGCACGCTGGCCTGATTCAGAGCGGGCTGCAGATGGACATCGTCGGGAACACAGCGCTCGTTGATCTCTACTGCAAGTGGGGGCGGATGGAAGACGCGAGGCATGTTTTCGACAGGATGCCCAGCAGGAACCTCGTCTCCTGGAACGCTCTGATAGCGGGGTATGGCTACCACGGCATGGGGGCCAAGGCTGTTGAGATGTTTGAAAGGCTGTTAGCGGAAGGGATTGCTCCAAACCACGTGACGTTTCTGGGAGTGCTAAATGCGTGCAGGTTTTCTGGGTTTATCGACAGAGGGAAgaggatcttccagttgatggctCATAACCCGAAAACGAAACCACGTGCGATGCACTATGCTTGTGTTATCGAGCTTTTTGGCCGGCAGGGGCTGCTAGATGAAGCCTATTCGATGATAAGGAAAGCACCGTTCGCCCCAACCGCCAACATGTGGGGAGCCTTGCTCACTGCTTGTAGGATCAACAAGAATATTCAGCTTGCTAGATTAGCCGCGGAGCAGCTCTTGGCGATGGAACCTCAGAAAGTGAACAATTACATTGTGCTTCTCAACTTGTATATTAGCTCTGGGAAACATGATGAAGCTTTGACTGTAGTTAACACCTTAAAGAAGGCAGGGTTACATATGGGTGCTGCTTGTAGCTGGATCACAGTCAAGAAAAAAGATCACAGGTTTTTCTTTGATGATCGTCTCAGCCCAAAAAGTTCAGAAATTTACCGGAGGCTAGATACATTAATGGAGGAGATAAAAGAACTGGGTTATGTCAGTGAAGATGATGAATTGCTCCCAGATATTCTTCCTGATGAGCAGGAGACATTGAAAGTTTACCATAGTGAAAAACTTGCGGTTGCTTTTGGCCTTATCAGCACATCTCCATCTGCTCCCTTGACGATCAACCAAAACCATCGGTTATGTCGTGACTGCCACAAGGTTATCAAATTTGTGTCACAAGTTGCAAAGAGAGAGATTACTGTAAGAGATGCTAGCAGGTTTCATCACTTCAAACTTGGAACATGCTCTTGTGGTGACTACTGGTAACTAGGTATGTCCAACTGAATGATTAATCCACCTTGGCGTTATCCAAAGACATGCTAATTCCTTGTGAATCTAGGCCTGCGCTGCAATttgatggaattaaaaccaaacaATTATTGAGTAACCTGCAGCAAATGCACTCCCTTTTCATCAGTTTCTAAAGTATCGAATGTGAAATCCATACCAGAGGTGTTACAGTGACCTACAAGTTATTCCCTGATTTTACATGTTACTGTAGTGTGACACTCGAACATGGCGTACCTGGCTGTTGGCATTGTTTCCACTGTTTGTTAATTTCTGCTTTTATGAGATTTTGttaaaagtctttgctttgtCATATTTGTTCTTGAATATTCAGATTTATCAATTTATTATAGAAAAATGATAACTGCTATggcttataaccaaagttaaaacCAATAGAACTTCACTTAGTAACTTGTAGCATCTGACCGCACATTTGTGTGTAGACTTTTGCTAGTTTTAGTATATGTGATAATATGTCTGATTAAATATCTTATGCTTAGGTTGCATGTTGAGCAGTTGTTATCCTATAGTATGTTGTGCTAAACAAAATTTGCCGATGGCTGATCACTCAAAAGTACTGAAGCCAGCTCTGGACTGGAGAAGCTTCATTAATCATGATGAAAGGCTTGGTAAGCTTatctttcagattttgaaatagtGAAGTACGAGTTTGGTTCTCATTGGTATGCTTTTTTTCCTTGTTTTTCCTTGTCATTTTACTGCCGTCTAAACTTGTTTGCATGTCTTTGTGAGTAACTTTTTATATGCTCTGATCACTCTTTGAAAAGTTGGCCTTTATGACGTGCTAAGAAGATTGTTTTCTTTGAGCAAATTAGGTTGATACTTTTCCCTCTGTTTCCAGTCTTCCACTAGCTTTACAAACCTTGTGTTAAAGAAGAATCTGCAAAAGTAGCCTGAATATGTGATGGGTTGGCATTCATACTGGAGATGCCAATATTTATTTGTGTACTGTAAGGAAGGAATAAAGCTCAGGTGCAACAAAGGATCGAAGGAAAGTATAACACTTTGAGCATCTTTTGACAGCTTGTTTCTAACTGCGTCATAGTTGGAGAAAATTCTCCTGCTGCACTTTTGCTCTGATCTCTTTATTCAGTGCTTAGCAATAAATAGGGCCACGACTTCCTTCATTGTAAGCAGGCAATCCTTCCTCCCATAACTTCACTCAGCTGAGGAGAAGTTTGAGAATACAAGATGGCAAAAATGGTAGCTGCTGTCATTGTCTGCGTGTTGGTTTTAGCCCTGGATATCACTGCTGGCATACTAGGACTTCAGGCTCAGGCTGCGCAAAACAAGGTACTGTTGCATGATATTGATAATTTTTCTCATGTTTTCTTCATGAAATGTACAACTTTGAAATAAAGGTTGGTTTAAACTGATGTTTTCAGCTATTGAAGCTATACCTTCATTGATGGTTGTTATTGCATAGTTACAGGTGCTTGTAACAATAGTTTTGTCTGACACTTGTTATTTGATCTTGTTGGCAGACTAAAAAAGTAACGGTGCTCTTCATCCAGTGCGAGAAACCGGTGTATAAAGCATACCAGCTAGGGCTCGCGGCGGCAGTGCTGCTGGTAGTTGCTCACGCAGTGGCCAACTTCCTCGGTGGCTGTGCCTGCATCTGCTCTCAGGTGGAGTTCATCCGGGCATCCATCAACAGGAAGCTCGCAGCAACTCTCATAGTTCTCTCATGGTAACTTCGCTCTCACCTTCAAAAAAATATTTTGCAAATCTGCATATAAGGATTTATGACTAATAACtattgttggatgaacaaataggATCGCGCTCATCGTCGGGTTCTCGCTGCTGCTTGCTGGGGCCATGTCCAACTCCAAGTCGAAAACATCGTGTGGGTTTGTGCACGGCAAGACCCTGGCCCTCGGAGGGATCATGTGCTTCGTCCATGCGGGGATCACCATCGCGTACTATGTCACTGCCACCGCAGCAGCCCATGAAATTCGTTAGGCCAGTAAGCATAGGCGCTATGCTTCCGGCCGAGAGATCATACAGTCTGATACTTTCTCACAGGATATCACCATTCTTTCCTTGCCTTTGTTCTTTCGTATCTTTCAGTTTGTGATTCGACCTTTTACCCCTTCTACAACTTATGGAAGCATCTGGCTCCATCTTGTATGAAAGTTGCACAAAATGGAATATTATTGTGGTTTGACTGATCTGTCATTGTTTATTGTAAATGCTTGCCAAACAAAAATCTGATGAACTTTCGGCAAATTCATATGTTAATTTTAAATTCTGGCAAATTCTTATGTTTATTTTAAATTCTGGCAAGTGCTATAAAACAGCTCAGAGTAGACCGACGGAATTCTGGCAAGTTTTGATATGACAAAGCACTGAATCAAATTTATCCATTTTCGGTAGATAAAAACTGATCCTTTAGCCCTTTTAAAATGAATCCAACCTTTTCCTAGGCCCAAGCTAACCTTCTTCCCAGAACAGATTTGCTCTATGAAAGAACTAAAGCAGCACACTATCCAGGACAACATGTAGACTAGATGATGGTAACAATCTGCTTCCATTTACAGTGCAGGTCTATACAACACAGTTACTATTGACAGCCCTTGACGTCAGTCAGCACTCACCAAACACAAAACTGCTCAATGCTTCACCTCCCTAACCACTAGTTCCATGCTTGACCCTAGTACTTTTCATATCAACAAAACTGAAGAATTGCACAAATCGAAAGAAGAGAAAGTTAGCCAGGAACACCAGTAGGTGAATGCTTTGTTCGTTTCAGTCAGACATCCGGAAGTTCAGAGACACTTCCAACTGATTCCTGTCTCTGATGTCCAGAGGCAGATGACTGACCCTCGGATGCCTCAAGGTCACAAGATTCGCCATCCGTCCTTCCCACTGGAAGCTTCCTACTGTGATGATTCCTGCTGCTGCGGCTGTGTTTCGCCACTCGGATCAGTGCCTGGACAACATCTCGCATTGACGGGCGCTTCCGGGACACGCGGCTTACACATTTGTAAGCCACAGCAGCCATGTCATTGAACTCCTCCACATCAAATGCGCCTTCTAGCCTGGAGTCTGCGATTTCCTCCCACCCACTCTTGCTATCAGCATTGATTGCAGCCTGGTCATAGATTGCATTGTAGTTAGCATTAACATTAGAGTCTCACAAACTAAATTCTACAAAATAAGTGAAGGTGGACTTCCTTACAAGCTCAACATATTCCATTAAACCTTGTTGAGGGTTTCTGCCAGCAACCAGTTCAAATAGCAGAACACCGTAGCTGTACAcatcactcttctttgtgaatgaTCGCGAGGACACATACTCCGGATCAAGATATCCATAAGTTCCACGTATGTTGGCTCCATTTCGAGTAAGCATTTCTTCTCTTGACAATCCAAAGTCAGCAACCTGGCCAACAAAGAATGCTCCTCATGTGTCAGGCCTAGGAACAGAAGTTTCAGACATAAAGGCAACAGAGGTAATGATGTGCAAGAAAACCTATTTGAGCTGACATAAACGTAGAGTTGTTCACATAATCACCATTCACCAAATATCAGAAAAGTCCTATGTGTCTTAATAAACAAAGGCTCATCTAATTGCTGATGTGTATAATAAAGCTTCCCTTTTCTAGAAAAATAGCAGAAGGCTCCTGATGTATACTTTTATacataaaaaaaaaactcaaccAACAGGCACTAGCACCCATGGCATTTTAATTAGAATAAGACACCATGAGCACGACCCATGGAGGATAGGCCTTGAACGTGGGTGGGCTGGGCATGTACTCTCATCTATAGCCAACTGAGCACTCTTAGTTCTCTTTATGTGTATTTACAAGAAAAATAGGGTATTTTAGAAACAGGTTGATTAAGTATAAATGTTTCGTGGATTTTCTTAATCTCAAGTATGCTAATATATTGATTGTGTTTCTATACATTAATAAGTTGGTATCCGAAGTCAAAGCCCTGCAGATAAAGGACAAATGAAGACAACATACAACAGCACAAACAGAGTCCTGATGCTGCTTTCAGTGTATGGCCGTATCCAGCGTCAAGTACAAACCAAATGTCGGCAGTACAAGTTAAGAATTACAGATATACAAACTGAAAAACAGATAAGGGGAACTGCTCCAGAGGTGATGGATACAAGTGTTTAAAAAATCATGGATACTAAGACGAATAACAGAGATGTACAACATACCCTAGCATGCATCGACTGATCCAGTAGAATGTTTGGTGATTTGATGTCTCGATGAACTACCGGAGGGACAGCCTGCACTAAACTTAAGCCAGATGAAGTAATGTATTGGCATTTCATCATGGACCATGCTTCAAATACATGCGTCACAACAGCTTACCCCATCATGTAGGTATTCCAAACCCCTAGCAACATCCAGAGCTATGTTTACCCTCAAATCCCACCTCAATGGTGCATTGTTTTCACCTGAATCACAAATGTCTTCAGAAACAAAACCAAATAAGTAGTACCTAAATGTAACATGTGAAATTCTGGCTGTAGCCTGTAGGTATAGTCTCTTGCAGAAGATGGATTGACAAGGAAAATCACATCAATAGTTTTTCAAGGATACTACGCAAGCATAGTAACAAAGCTTAAGTATTGTCTATTGACTTAATTCATATGAAAACCACTGGTCTTCTTTATCTGATAAAATCAGCTAAAAGACCGCAAAAAAAGGGTGGTGGTTATTTTTCTCAGTGATCAAGAACTATCAAGTTAAAAGGGAGAAAGCATCAAACATTAATGCATTTTCAAGACCTTTCAGATATGCTAATTGTACTTGATGAGTTTCATATCACCGAGTTCTTACAAAATTAGAAGTCCTTTCTGTACCACGTTCAAATTAAAACAGAGTTATGGTGTCTATTGACTTAATTCATATGAAAACCACTGGTGTTCTTTATCTGATAAAATCAGCTAAAAGACCGCAAAAAAAGGGTGGTGGTTATTTTTCTCAGTGATCAAGAACTATCAAGTTAAAAGGGAGAAAGTATCAAACATTAATGCATTTTCAAGACTTTTCAGATATGCTAATTGTACTTGATGAGTTTCATATCACCGAGTTCTTACAAAATTAAAAGTCCTTTCTGTACCACGTTCAAATTAAAACAGAGTTATGGTAGCAACCAAGCACAAATGTGCCCAAGTAATTACTGTAAGGACTAAGGAGTACTCTAAATGAAGTTCTACAGTTTCCAAACGGAGAAAATAAATAGTTGAATACCATATAAGTGTGATGCAAGGCTCCCATTAGGCATGTACGCATATAACAGAATGTGTTGCCCTTTTTCAGCACAGTAGCCGACCAGGTTCACCAGGTTCCTGTGGTGCAATCGCCCGAGAAGTAAGACCTGAAATTAGGTATCCATCAAATTACCAGGCATGCCCGTTTCTAATCATCTATAAACAGTAGCTTACCTCATTATGGAACTCCTTTTCACCTTGTTTTGAATTGTTAGCAAGTACTTTAACAGCCAGTATCTCACCAGATGACATATTAGCTTTGTAAACAGGACCAAAGGCTCCTTGGCCCAATAGTGTTGTGAAATTGCTGGTAGCCTTCTGCAGTTCCCTAGACAACAGAAAATAATGCTGAACGATTAATTTAAACTAGAAGAAGACTCAGTTTCGTGATCATAATTAAATTATCTAAGTTACGTACAAGACACAATTTCATGATCATACTTCAATTAGCAAAACATGAGACAATACCTTACAAAAGAAACATGAGTGAATGATAGGGAACATATCGTAGATATATGTTTGACTTATATATCTTGTCCAATTCTCTCAGTACAAACCAACCATCATTATCTTATCCCATTGTAGTTGGTAGGTCCAGACATATAGAAGTCAAAGGAGGATGTAACAAACCAATGACAGATTGACACGAACTTCTTTTCAGAACCGACCACGAAAACTAGATCAATTACTTGAAAGCAAATGACGTAGGGCCCAATTAGTTATACAGCTATAAATGTTGCAACCATAAGAACAAAGAAAAAGCAAGGAAACATACTTGTACAAATATTTGGGTATCCCAGAAGCTGATATTAGGCTCTTCCTTCCAGGCCCTTCAGTCCACATAGACACCCCACGATCTTCAAACTCCCTCGGTGAATCCTGCCCTGTAGTTGAGTTCGAGAGCTCCGCACATGTATTAACACCATTTGCACGAATGGGAACCAATGATGACCTCCTTGagctactactccttatttgcgCCTGAGACCGCCGATACCTCATGCACAGGAGTATTCCAACAGCAAGCAGCAGCCCTATCACAACACCAACCGttgtaccgatgatcaaaccttcaGAAACCCCATTCATTCTCCCCAATTCAGATGCAGATCCTAGCACCTAGAACATTTGCATCCACCTCATGGAAGCTCTGACGAGGAAGGAAGCCAACAGCTCTATCTGCCCTGCCAACAAGTATAAGGAATAGTAAAGTGGAGGCCTTGAACAGTGACACCATGTGGCTTCACGCATTAGGTGGCTTTCCGGGTCAACATCATGAAATGGAAATGCAATCTTTAGGGAGACTTTGCCATCTCAACTGATGTCACATCAGAACATCAGATTTTAAGAACCACTGGGACACCGCTGGTAAGACACAAATTTAAGAACTAATTTATCTACGTGAAGACATATTAGACGTGGACGGTGGATATTATTGGTGAACTAACTTCCAAACTGCGAAATTGGAGTACTAGAACCTTTTTGTCCTGAACTAATTGTCATTAATACCACACAGAATATATCTCAATTTACTACTCTACATAAAAATCAGACTAGTTGGtcatatgaaaaaaaaaataggCGCAACTCTAAGGACCCATATAATTTCCCCACTGCAGTTATATAGCAATACCAAAAATTTGGGGAACTTTCCATCCTAAGAACTCCGATCATGTCACCTGATGGCTGATGCCCCAAACGCCAATCTCCACA contains the following coding sequences:
- the LOC124654958 gene encoding pentatricopeptide repeat-containing protein At5g50390, chloroplastic-like, which produces MELQRTPLRSLPLHPRAATHPTKATATATASTVSACSVVEPQSLKPRPQFPRPAPLHRRRRSSTPFDLPALCAAIEQLVAAGRHREACDALRDARAGAPFAALPPPTYDALVTAASALREAGDAAAVLWHMESAGFRPDQYMWNRVLGMLLTCGMLAEAREVFDGMPARSRVTWGVMMGGLVDGKRPRAALTLFRELCDETGPTAAGPRVLVVAVRAATVLSSVHAGRELHCCVAKMGTCEDQYLLCALIDMYSKCGHVDEARRVFDGMIPSWRSVVAWNTMLAAYLLHGRSDQALDLYHDMCGSGVQLDQFTFSTMLGVFSRLGLLEHARQMHAGLIQSGLQMDIVGNTALVDLYCKWGRMEDARHVFDRMPSRNLVSWNALIAGYGYHGMGAKAVEMFERLLAEGIAPNHVTFLGVLNACRFSGFIDRGKRIFQLMAHNPKTKPRAMHYACVIELFGRQGLLDEAYSMIRKAPFAPTANMWGALLTACRINKNIQLARLAAEQLLAMEPQKVNNYIVLLNLYISSGKHDEALTVVNTLKKAGLHMGAACSWITVKKKDHRFFFDDRLSPKSSEIYRRLDTLMEEIKELGYVSEDDELLPDILPDEQETLKVYHSEKLAVAFGLISTSPSAPLTINQNHRLCRDCHKVIKFVSQVAKREITVRDASRFHHFKLGTCSCGDYW
- the LOC124690036 gene encoding protein DESIGUAL 3-like; the protein is MAKMVAAVIVCVLVLALDITAGILGLQAQAAQNKTKKVTVLFIQCEKPVYKAYQLGLAAAVLLVVAHAVANFLGGCACICSQVEFIRASINRKLAATLIVLSWIALIVGFSLLLAGAMSNSKSKTSCGFVHGKTLALGGIMCFVHAGITIAYYVTATAAAHEIR
- the LOC124683156 gene encoding calcium/calmodulin-regulated receptor-like kinase 1 gives rise to the protein MNGVSEGLIIGTTVGVVIGLLLAVGILLCMRYRRSQAQIRSSSSRRSSLVPIRANGVNTCAELSNSTTGQDSPREFEDRGVSMWTEGPGRKSLISASGIPKYLYKELQKATSNFTTLLGQGAFGPVYKANMSSGEILAVKVLANNSKQGEKEFHNEVLLLGRLHHRNLVNLVGYCAEKGQHILLYAYMPNGSLASHLYGENNAPLRWDLRVNIALDVARGLEYLHDGAVPPVVHRDIKSPNILLDQSMHARVADFGLSREEMLTRNGANIRGTYGYLDPEYVSSRSFTKKSDVYSYGVLLFELVAGRNPQQGLMEYVELAAINADSKSGWEEIADSRLEGAFDVEEFNDMAAVAYKCVSRVSRKRPSMRDVVQALIRVAKHSRSSRNHHSRKLPVGRTDGESCDLEASEGQSSASGHQRQESVGSVSELPDV